Proteins found in one Paenibacillus wynnii genomic segment:
- a CDS encoding ABC transporter substrate-binding protein, whose amino-acid sequence MKKIGKVGAALTLSLMMIMISACGNGNGNNGNAAAGSGNNKAEATAAAETDTTGNDKEAGKPLVLGFSQVGAESGWRSANTKSIQESAKEAGYDLKFSDAQQKQENQIKALRSFIQQKVDVIAFSPVVESGWDTVLKEAKDAGIPVVLTDRAVDSKDKSLYVTFIGSDFVEEGRKAGQWLSDQYKDAAEDVNIVELQGTTGSAPANDRKSGFAEVIASNPHLKVVASQTGDFTRAKGKEVMQAFLKSNKNIDVLYAHNDDMALGAIQAIEAAGLKPGVDIKIISVDAVKDGMQAASEGKINFIVECNPLLGPQLMEAAQSIVDGKTLEPRIVTIESTFTSEQAKEVLASRQY is encoded by the coding sequence ATGAAAAAAATAGGTAAAGTAGGCGCAGCCCTTACACTATCGTTGATGATGATTATGATCTCAGCCTGTGGGAACGGTAATGGCAACAACGGCAATGCAGCTGCCGGTTCGGGAAATAACAAAGCTGAAGCTACGGCAGCAGCAGAGACGGATACAACTGGCAACGATAAAGAAGCAGGCAAACCTCTAGTGTTGGGATTCTCTCAGGTGGGTGCGGAGAGCGGCTGGCGCAGTGCCAATACGAAATCCATTCAGGAATCTGCAAAAGAGGCAGGTTATGATCTGAAATTCTCAGATGCACAGCAGAAGCAGGAGAATCAAATCAAAGCCCTTCGTTCTTTCATCCAGCAAAAGGTAGACGTGATCGCTTTTTCCCCAGTGGTTGAATCTGGATGGGATACCGTACTTAAAGAAGCAAAAGATGCAGGAATCCCAGTCGTGTTGACCGACCGTGCAGTAGATTCCAAGGATAAGTCGTTATATGTAACCTTTATCGGTTCTGACTTTGTGGAAGAGGGACGTAAAGCGGGTCAATGGCTGAGTGACCAATACAAGGATGCGGCGGAAGATGTAAATATTGTTGAACTTCAGGGAACTACAGGATCCGCACCTGCTAATGACCGTAAATCCGGCTTCGCTGAAGTAATCGCCAGCAATCCGCATCTGAAGGTGGTAGCCTCCCAGACCGGTGACTTCACACGTGCCAAAGGAAAAGAAGTTATGCAGGCCTTCCTTAAATCCAACAAGAACATAGATGTACTGTATGCCCATAACGATGACATGGCCCTTGGTGCTATTCAAGCGATTGAAGCTGCAGGCCTTAAACCGGGTGTTGATATCAAAATCATTTCGGTGGATGCAGTCAAGGACGGTATGCAGGCTGCAAGCGAAGGTAAAATCAACTTCATCGTAGAGTGTAACCCATTGCTGGGACCTCAATTAATGGAAGCCGCACAGAGCATCGTAGATGGTAAAACTCTTGAACCTCGGATCGTTACTATTGAATCCACATTCACCTCCGAGCAAGCGAAGGAAGTACTCGCGAGCCGTCAATATTAA
- a CDS encoding sugar ABC transporter substrate-binding protein, which produces MNVKKRNRLFCLLLTVGMLISGCQSAPSDGDQNLTAQDSNVQKASSQQNDPPRTYGIIYPMVNPTYEVITQNAEEAAKDHNIKLMVQAPDEANLEQQIRIMETMIKQKLNGIAIDPVDAKALIPVINKAVASGIPVVCFESDAPGSNRLSFIGADNYETGVTMGKAVSRLLKGRGMILVEAGMSQMYGLSQRLDGLLHYLDTETTIDVLEVRFNEGSETRATTELEEMIDAHPHFNAFIGLDFVSGSTSTLIWKAKGLKRYALTLGMTPTVKEALRNGQLTSVISQNEDHWGESIIYTLLQANTGKKVPEFVDSGITEIGAGL; this is translated from the coding sequence ATGAACGTCAAAAAGCGTAACCGACTCTTCTGCTTACTGTTGACTGTTGGAATGCTGATCTCCGGCTGCCAATCGGCGCCTTCAGATGGTGACCAGAACCTAACGGCGCAGGATAGCAACGTGCAGAAGGCGTCCAGTCAGCAAAATGACCCCCCTCGTACTTACGGAATTATATATCCTATGGTGAACCCCACCTATGAGGTTATTACACAGAATGCAGAAGAAGCAGCGAAAGACCATAATATTAAACTAATGGTGCAAGCTCCTGACGAAGCCAATCTGGAACAGCAGATTCGGATCATGGAAACCATGATCAAGCAAAAGCTGAATGGAATTGCCATAGATCCCGTAGATGCTAAAGCGCTCATTCCCGTGATCAATAAAGCGGTTGCCAGCGGCATCCCTGTGGTCTGTTTTGAATCTGACGCCCCCGGCAGCAACCGACTTAGCTTCATTGGAGCGGACAACTACGAAACAGGTGTAACCATGGGCAAAGCAGTAAGCCGGCTTTTAAAAGGTAGAGGTATGATCCTTGTGGAAGCCGGTATGTCCCAAATGTACGGACTCAGCCAAAGGCTGGACGGCCTTCTTCATTATTTAGACACGGAGACAACCATTGATGTACTGGAGGTTCGCTTCAACGAGGGCAGTGAGACTCGGGCCACAACGGAGCTGGAAGAAATGATTGATGCCCATCCTCACTTTAATGCTTTTATCGGCTTAGATTTCGTCTCCGGCTCAACCTCCACCCTAATCTGGAAAGCCAAGGGCTTGAAACGGTATGCGCTGACCCTGGGAATGACACCCACCGTAAAAGAAGCCCTGCGAAACGGCCAACTGACCTCTGTCATTTCACAGAACGAAGATCACTGGGGCGAAAGCATTATCTATACCTTGCTTCAGGCAAATACGGGAAAGAAAGTGCCGGAGTTTGTGGATTCGGGGATTACGGAGATAGGAGCGGGGTTATGA
- a CDS encoding GNAT family N-acetyltransferase, whose product MQIEDVFSDLPSLETERLILRKIKIEDLIDMYEYTSDHIVTKHTSWDHHKTIDETRKWIEYIMDCYKKKKVTNWGLVHKDSQKFIGSCGFAWWSIEHSKAEIGYVLNPRYWGLGLMTEAINKVIEFGFTRMELNRIEATCKPANIGSWRLMEKSGMRLDGVLRQYIKLRDEFIDVKLYSILKSDFSIK is encoded by the coding sequence ATGCAGATTGAAGATGTATTTAGCGATTTACCGAGTCTTGAAACAGAGCGCTTGATTTTGCGAAAGATTAAAATCGAGGATTTGATTGATATGTATGAGTATACTTCAGACCATATAGTTACGAAACATACATCATGGGATCATCATAAAACCATTGATGAAACAAGAAAATGGATTGAGTATATTATGGATTGCTATAAGAAGAAGAAAGTAACAAATTGGGGATTGGTTCATAAAGATTCACAAAAATTTATTGGTAGTTGTGGCTTTGCTTGGTGGAGTATCGAGCATTCAAAAGCTGAGATTGGATATGTATTGAATCCAAGATATTGGGGTCTTGGACTTATGACAGAAGCAATTAACAAAGTGATTGAATTTGGGTTTACAAGGATGGAACTCAATCGAATTGAAGCAACATGTAAACCTGCTAATATTGGTTCTTGGCGATTAATGGAGAAATCAGGGATGAGATTAGACGGTGTATTAAGACAGTACATCAAACTAAGAGATGAGTTTATTGATGTTAAATTGTATTCTATTTTGAAGTCGGACTTCTCTATAAAGTAA
- a CDS encoding response regulator: MKKVMLVDDEILIRENIRACVDWEKEGFIYCGDASDGEVALPLIEQWMPDILITDIKMPFMNGLELSSIVRQQMPDIKIIILSGHDEFHYAQSALRLGVEDYCLKPVSSADLIQLLQGVSERIDQEQRAKKKFSYTGEKLLSDLCGGLISTAQAIETASCMNLNLSANYYSVVVFDLRFPNTAPVVEDNLLLTKIDSLLNDQLSQLADSFSFKRSRTETVWILKGNQVETLREKVVQYVNTIHDRIEQNFQLDIPIGIGNVHERLQGIHPSYLEAEEGKNRQRISGLHRTFLSDAPFDGVVDSVLLDRNQIIEFLKIGSPSEAPSFISEFAAGLVQMNWKSSMYGYYLLNDLSMEMIRTAKQSFQTSQDPTELIEELQQSIKHISDFEDCLNYLTFLLDKLWKWRSEGSDKYGDLISKVKQYISESYNDDQLSLQDISRQIGVSPSHMSKVFSQVTGQTMTEYLTGTRIRKAMELLKTTRHKTFEIAFEVGYNDQHYFSNQFKKVTGMTPMEYRKQGTADEKGLIDQDRHGRKNHERQKA; the protein is encoded by the coding sequence ATGAAGAAAGTCATGCTCGTGGATGATGAAATTCTAATCCGTGAAAATATTCGTGCTTGTGTGGACTGGGAAAAAGAAGGCTTTATCTATTGCGGTGACGCTTCAGACGGTGAGGTGGCCCTCCCTCTTATAGAGCAGTGGATGCCGGATATTCTAATTACAGATATCAAAATGCCTTTTATGAACGGGCTGGAGCTCAGCTCCATTGTCAGGCAGCAAATGCCGGATATCAAAATCATTATTTTAAGCGGACACGACGAATTTCATTACGCTCAATCTGCGCTGCGCCTTGGTGTGGAAGATTACTGCCTAAAGCCTGTCAGTTCAGCCGACCTGATCCAGCTTTTGCAGGGTGTCAGTGAGCGAATTGATCAAGAGCAGCGGGCTAAGAAGAAATTCTCCTATACTGGAGAGAAACTTCTCTCCGATCTATGCGGGGGGTTAATCAGTACAGCCCAAGCGATAGAAACTGCAAGCTGTATGAATCTTAATCTGTCTGCCAATTATTATTCGGTAGTAGTGTTTGACCTTCGGTTCCCTAATACAGCCCCAGTGGTGGAGGATAACCTATTGTTAACAAAAATAGACTCCTTGTTAAATGACCAGTTGTCGCAGTTAGCGGACAGTTTTTCCTTCAAACGAAGCCGCACGGAGACCGTATGGATACTCAAAGGCAACCAAGTTGAAACACTCAGGGAAAAAGTGGTCCAATATGTCAACACCATTCATGATAGGATTGAACAGAATTTCCAGCTTGATATCCCGATCGGTATCGGAAATGTCCATGAACGCCTTCAGGGCATACATCCCTCATATCTTGAAGCCGAAGAAGGCAAGAATAGACAGCGTATTTCGGGCTTACACCGAACATTCTTGAGTGATGCTCCATTTGACGGAGTTGTGGACAGTGTACTCCTTGATCGCAACCAAATTATTGAATTTTTAAAAATAGGCTCCCCTTCGGAGGCACCTTCTTTTATAAGCGAATTTGCTGCGGGTCTGGTTCAGATGAATTGGAAAAGCTCCATGTACGGTTATTATTTGCTGAATGATCTGTCGATGGAGATGATTCGAACCGCCAAACAAAGCTTTCAAACGTCACAGGACCCTACTGAGCTAATCGAGGAACTTCAGCAGTCCATTAAGCACATTTCTGACTTTGAGGACTGCCTGAATTATTTGACATTCCTGCTCGACAAACTGTGGAAATGGCGCTCCGAAGGCTCTGACAAATATGGCGATCTGATCAGCAAGGTCAAGCAATATATCTCCGAATCCTACAACGATGATCAGCTGTCCCTGCAAGATATCTCCAGACAAATCGGTGTGAGTCCAAGCCATATGAGCAAGGTATTTAGCCAGGTAACAGGCCAGACCATGACCGAATATCTCACGGGGACCCGAATCCGTAAAGCGATGGAACTTCTAAAGACCACTCGCCACAAAACATTCGAGATTGCCTTTGAGGTAGGATACAACGATCAGCATTACTTCTCGAATCAGTTCAAAAAAGTGACCGGCATGACTCCAATGGAATATCGCAAACAAGGAACTGCCGACGAGAAAGGCCTCATAGATCAGGATCGGCATGGGAGGAAGAATCATGAACGTCAAAAAGCGTAA
- a CDS encoding sugar ABC transporter ATP-binding protein, translating into MSDQDPILQMRGIHKRFPGVKALSNVDFRLFPGEVHALMGENGAGKSTLIKVLTGVYSIDEGTVDMEGKPISVTSPQESQAAGISTVYQEVNLCPNLTVAENIFIGREPRKFGRILWKEMNRNAAVLLKERLNLDIDVTQPLHYYSVAIQQLVAIARALNISAKVLILDEPTSSLDRNEVQQLFGIMRKLKSDGLAILFVTHFLDQVYESSDRITILRNGEFVGEYKVNELSRIDLVLKMIGKELNLLEELPQLSQEYKDSSGEVLLTASGLGRKGSIEPFDLTLHKGEVVGLAGLLGSGRTEVARLFFGADKPDQGGITSPGIEGGIHSPRDAIKRKIAFCSENRKAEGIIDDLTVRENIILALQASRGWFRTISRKRQDELADEYIQLMNINPPNPEHLIKNLSGGNQQKVLLARWLLTEPRLLILDEPTRGIDVGAKAEIQKLVLSLSRQGMSFLFISSELEEVLRVSDRIAVLRDRNMVKEISGEEMNPHEIMQAIAGG; encoded by the coding sequence GTGAGCGATCAAGACCCGATTCTTCAGATGAGGGGGATTCATAAGCGATTTCCAGGTGTTAAGGCATTATCGAATGTAGACTTTCGCCTATTCCCGGGTGAGGTTCATGCTCTGATGGGCGAGAACGGAGCGGGCAAATCAACCCTAATTAAGGTTCTCACCGGAGTGTACTCCATTGATGAAGGTACCGTTGATATGGAGGGCAAGCCCATCTCAGTTACTAGTCCCCAGGAATCTCAGGCGGCCGGCATAAGCACCGTATACCAGGAAGTGAACCTGTGCCCCAATCTGACGGTTGCGGAGAATATTTTTATTGGCAGGGAGCCGAGGAAGTTTGGACGGATTTTATGGAAGGAAATGAACCGGAATGCTGCCGTTTTGTTGAAGGAGCGACTTAACCTGGACATAGACGTTACCCAGCCGCTTCATTACTATTCGGTAGCGATCCAGCAGCTTGTAGCTATCGCTCGGGCGCTTAATATTTCTGCAAAAGTGCTGATCCTCGATGAACCGACTTCCAGTCTTGATCGAAATGAAGTGCAGCAGTTATTCGGGATTATGCGGAAGCTGAAAAGCGATGGTCTGGCGATTCTATTCGTTACGCATTTTCTAGACCAGGTATATGAAAGTTCTGACCGGATCACTATTCTTCGAAACGGAGAATTTGTCGGTGAATATAAGGTGAACGAGTTAAGCCGCATTGACCTTGTGCTCAAAATGATCGGTAAAGAGCTGAATCTATTAGAAGAACTGCCGCAACTGTCTCAGGAGTATAAAGACTCCTCTGGAGAAGTATTGCTTACCGCATCCGGTCTCGGGCGTAAGGGCTCTATCGAACCCTTTGACTTGACTCTTCACAAAGGAGAGGTGGTCGGCTTGGCAGGTCTGCTCGGCTCAGGACGAACAGAGGTTGCCCGTTTGTTCTTTGGTGCAGATAAGCCCGATCAAGGCGGAATCACGAGCCCGGGGATAGAGGGAGGAATTCATTCACCGAGAGACGCCATTAAGCGAAAAATTGCCTTTTGCTCCGAGAATCGGAAGGCTGAAGGGATTATTGACGACTTGACGGTCAGAGAGAATATAATTCTTGCTCTTCAGGCGTCACGGGGCTGGTTCAGAACCATCTCCCGAAAACGTCAGGATGAATTGGCCGATGAGTATATCCAATTAATGAATATCAATCCGCCTAATCCAGAGCATTTAATCAAAAACTTGAGCGGAGGCAACCAGCAGAAGGTTCTGCTCGCCCGTTGGCTGCTCACGGAGCCCAGACTGCTGATCCTGGACGAACCCACGCGCGGTATTGACGTTGGAGCAAAGGCAGAAATTCAAAAGCTGGTACTGTCGCTTTCCCGCCAAGGAATGTCCTTCCTCTTTATCTCTTCCGAGCTAGAAGAAGTGCTGCGCGTCAGCGACCGAATCGCCGTACTGCGTGACCGGAACATGGTGAAGGAAATATCAGGTGAAGAAATGAACCCGCATGAAATCATGCAGGCGATAGCGGGAGGTTGA
- a CDS encoding OmpL47-type beta-barrel domain-containing protein, whose product MRKWMVTKLVLVFFLMISFLTYLPVSLVHADYPYDTPLPLQGTLTDEYGNPMKGIELSVVSPRILGYSGGYKDLGSAITDENGHFSMEPFSRYFIDDTSYYSAYITFTVKGYPVIRYLGMGTTFSFQFPKLLNHVEGTVTIEGTNFPNPGLPVVAGMRMTKRDLYELSSTITDEHGHYAMDYIPADFKTYDEEGRVIVTSQETKNDRTYDYKTAFPVAPTTIYGYLQLINGDSIDGTIQIDGISQYVGTSGFVINLGDSNKHHVKFTSEGFVPYETELGSGGPYYIQLDFKSFPPNVQAISDRAPDRNGWYNRNVTVSFEASDNNWYQELKVDLPKVITSEGENQVITGSATDEEGLTGYGSIIINLDKTTPITTAIITPATSTNWLNSATMVLSPKDSLSGVSETEYSLDGGQTWKLYTSPTTFVADGHYSVLYRSIDKAGNSEAIKMLTFNLDGTAPTIHMAEPIEGRYRSVGNLVPNFTIEDLVSGVNLTKTLITVDGQKAQNGVPIPLYMLPLGTHSFKIKTADIAGNEATFEVEFVTYSDMDSLRALVQRFTDEGKITSSVANTLQKKLEQNQLKPFISLIEAHRGKAIDNKAAGFLLRDVKALQ is encoded by the coding sequence TTGAGAAAATGGATGGTAACAAAGCTTGTTCTTGTTTTTTTTCTTATGATTTCATTTTTAACGTATCTACCCGTGAGTCTAGTGCACGCAGATTATCCCTATGATACACCGCTACCGTTACAAGGGACTCTTACGGATGAGTATGGAAATCCTATGAAAGGGATTGAGTTATCGGTAGTATCTCCTCGTATTCTTGGATATTCTGGTGGGTACAAAGACCTTGGTAGTGCTATAACGGATGAAAATGGTCATTTTAGTATGGAACCTTTCTCAAGGTACTTCATTGATGACACAAGTTATTATAGCGCATACATCACTTTCACTGTAAAAGGATACCCCGTTATTCGTTATTTAGGTATGGGCACAACATTTAGTTTTCAATTTCCTAAATTGTTAAACCATGTAGAAGGAACCGTTACGATTGAGGGAACTAATTTTCCGAATCCCGGACTTCCTGTAGTGGCTGGCATGCGTATGACAAAACGCGATCTCTATGAGCTGTCCTCTACGATTACTGATGAACATGGACATTATGCCATGGACTATATTCCTGCAGACTTTAAGACCTATGATGAAGAAGGCCGTGTAATTGTTACTAGCCAAGAGACGAAAAATGATCGCACTTATGATTACAAAACAGCATTTCCGGTAGCGCCAACTACCATATACGGATATTTACAGTTAATTAATGGCGATTCTATTGATGGTACTATTCAAATTGATGGAATCTCTCAATATGTTGGCACCAGTGGATTTGTGATTAATCTTGGTGATTCTAATAAACATCACGTTAAATTTACATCTGAGGGATTTGTTCCTTACGAGACCGAACTAGGATCGGGGGGACCCTATTATATCCAATTAGATTTTAAAAGTTTTCCGCCTAACGTGCAAGCAATTTCCGATAGAGCTCCAGATCGAAACGGATGGTACAACCGTAATGTAACTGTTTCGTTTGAAGCTAGCGATAACAATTGGTATCAAGAGTTAAAAGTCGATCTACCCAAAGTCATTACCTCTGAAGGAGAAAATCAGGTAATAACAGGATCTGCAACTGATGAAGAGGGCCTCACAGGTTATGGATCAATAATAATAAATTTGGATAAAACCACACCTATTACCACTGCTATCATTACTCCAGCCACTTCGACTAATTGGTTAAATTCCGCAACGATGGTATTGTCCCCTAAAGATAGTTTATCTGGAGTGTCAGAAACCGAGTACAGTCTCGATGGCGGACAGACTTGGAAACTTTACACCAGTCCCACTACTTTTGTAGCAGATGGCCACTATTCTGTCTTATATCGCTCTATAGACAAGGCCGGTAATTCTGAAGCAATTAAGATGCTCACTTTTAACTTGGATGGGACAGCTCCCACAATCCATATGGCTGAACCAATAGAAGGGCGTTATCGAAGTGTGGGGAACTTGGTCCCGAATTTTACGATTGAAGACTTAGTTTCGGGGGTGAACTTGACAAAAACCTTAATTACAGTCGATGGACAAAAGGCACAAAACGGTGTTCCAATTCCGTTATATATGCTTCCCCTAGGTACCCATTCTTTTAAAATTAAGACGGCTGACATTGCAGGGAATGAAGCCACTTTTGAGGTTGAATTTGTAACCTATTCAGACATGGATTCATTAAGGGCTCTAGTTCAACGTTTTACAGATGAAGGTAAAATCACATCATCTGTTGCTAATACGTTGCAGAAGAAACTGGAACAGAACCAGCTGAAACCCTTCATCAGTCTTATTGAGGCTCATCGAGGTAAAGCCATCGACAATAAGGCAGCTGGTTTTCTGCTTAGAGATGTGAAAGCATTACAATAA
- a CDS encoding cache domain-containing sensor histidine kinase: protein MRLTRWISSSLRAKLLTMFIILTSIPLIAVGLVSYQKSYHSISDHSKASSMLAADLLVRNIDFLFDDTERLLELSKNPEVIHFLFSQSETYNEAKEILQTFELYRETYKYENVLNISLINLYGKGISERKGVFQQSRNPLRNPHFQDLTNNPDLVLKIPPSGASDYDRLDGFTYPERNVISIMAAVKQRITHEVIGFIVIDLDDSFIEQFCDKVTIGKTGFFYILDQKNIPIFVPSISSKDSELVHQTDLPQWQKSNRDSFVLPTDSKPKFVVYTTSQSTGWKIIGMAPLQEIVAEANRIRQLIIVSVILSAIFALTLYFFLTQRITRPMQLLQNKMRLAASGYLEAKVKPTGQDEIADLGKSFNIMLEKIKMLLEKSIREQEQVQKAELRTLQAQINPHFLYNTLDSIIWMSEAGKSDSVVNMVKALSRFFRISLNKGRDWISIKTELEHAESYLVIQQMRYRDILDYEMRVPLELQVYPILKMTLQPLIENAIYHGIKNKRGKGLITIDGHIEDNNVIVLTVTDNGIGIKPQQLEFLREHLNTPIEIDAGAKEDSMEGGFGLQNVHQRLRLYFGDGFGVHLESTDGEGTQISIRIPKK, encoded by the coding sequence ATGAGATTGACACGCTGGATCTCCTCCAGCCTGCGGGCGAAGCTGCTGACCATGTTCATTATCCTTACCTCTATTCCGCTCATCGCTGTGGGACTTGTATCTTACCAGAAGTCGTATCACTCGATTTCAGACCATAGCAAGGCGTCCAGTATGCTGGCGGCAGATTTGCTCGTTCGTAATATTGATTTTCTGTTCGATGATACAGAGCGGCTGCTGGAGTTAAGCAAGAACCCTGAAGTTATCCATTTTCTCTTCTCTCAATCGGAGACCTATAATGAAGCCAAAGAAATACTGCAAACCTTCGAGCTCTACCGGGAAACGTATAAATACGAGAATGTCCTTAACATCTCATTGATCAATCTCTACGGCAAAGGCATCAGCGAACGCAAGGGTGTCTTCCAACAGAGCCGCAATCCGCTGCGAAACCCGCATTTTCAGGATTTAACCAATAACCCGGATCTTGTGCTCAAAATCCCGCCATCAGGGGCTTCTGATTATGACCGACTGGACGGATTCACTTATCCGGAACGAAACGTCATTTCCATTATGGCTGCGGTGAAGCAGCGAATTACGCACGAAGTCATTGGCTTCATCGTTATTGATCTGGACGATTCCTTTATAGAACAATTCTGCGACAAGGTAACGATTGGCAAGACGGGTTTCTTTTATATTTTAGATCAGAAGAATATACCGATTTTTGTACCCTCGATTAGCTCTAAAGACAGTGAACTCGTCCATCAGACGGATTTGCCGCAGTGGCAGAAATCGAATCGTGACAGCTTTGTTCTACCTACAGATAGCAAACCCAAGTTTGTCGTATATACGACCTCTCAGTCTACGGGTTGGAAAATCATCGGCATGGCACCTCTGCAAGAAATTGTGGCTGAAGCCAATCGAATCCGGCAGTTGATTATCGTCAGTGTTATACTTAGCGCCATTTTTGCACTTACCCTCTATTTCTTCCTTACGCAGCGAATCACTCGGCCCATGCAGTTGCTGCAGAACAAGATGCGTCTAGCGGCAAGCGGATATCTGGAGGCTAAGGTGAAGCCTACGGGTCAGGATGAAATTGCAGATCTCGGCAAGAGCTTTAACATCATGCTAGAGAAGATTAAGATGCTGCTTGAAAAGAGTATCCGAGAGCAGGAACAGGTACAGAAAGCGGAACTGCGTACTCTACAGGCGCAAATCAACCCGCATTTTTTATACAACACCCTCGATTCCATCATTTGGATGAGTGAAGCCGGGAAAAGTGACAGCGTAGTCAATATGGTAAAGGCATTATCCCGTTTCTTCCGGATCAGCTTGAACAAAGGCCGGGATTGGATTTCCATCAAAACCGAGCTGGAGCATGCGGAAAGTTACCTGGTCATTCAACAGATGCGATACCGGGATATCCTTGACTATGAAATGAGAGTGCCGCTGGAGCTTCAGGTCTACCCTATTTTGAAAATGACCCTCCAGCCGTTAATTGAGAATGCCATCTATCATGGGATTAAAAACAAGCGGGGAAAAGGTCTAATTACCATAGACGGCCATATAGAAGACAACAATGTAATCGTCCTAACCGTGACGGATAACGGAATTGGAATAAAGCCGCAGCAGCTTGAATTCCTTCGTGAGCATTTGAACACACCTATCGAAATCGATGCCGGTGCTAAGGAAGACAGTATGGAAGGCGGCTTCGGGCTGCAGAATGTTCATCAGCGGCTTCGCCTCTATTTCGGAGACGGATTCGGTGTTCATCTGGAGAGCACAGACGGAGAAGGTACGCAAATTTCAATTCGGATACCTAAAAAGTAA
- a CDS encoding PH domain-containing protein, whose translation MRSDFESAINHMGTMTKFMNKGSINEAEGYLKPDEQVLNVEIVNLDKGPGILVVTDKRIYFAFKILNTHNFKQLTYEEIISVSLNSLAGKMEIKTDHQSLKIKAIHGKRSKDVHRNIMERIS comes from the coding sequence ATGAGAAGTGATTTTGAAAGCGCTATTAACCATATGGGTACAATGACAAAGTTTATGAACAAAGGATCTATAAATGAAGCAGAGGGTTATCTTAAGCCTGATGAACAAGTGCTAAACGTTGAAATTGTTAATTTAGATAAAGGTCCTGGGATCTTAGTAGTAACAGATAAGAGGATATATTTTGCTTTTAAAATACTAAATACGCATAATTTCAAACAATTGACTTATGAAGAAATTATTTCAGTTTCTCTAAATAGCCTTGCTGGGAAGATGGAAATCAAAACAGACCATCAAAGCCTCAAAATAAAAGCTATTCATGGTAAGAGATCAAAAGACGTTCATAGAAATATAATGGAGAGAATATCTTAA
- a CDS encoding DUF3139 domain-containing protein: MINKKFLIIVIIILGVGLLTIHSYKNNLNEEIVKYLAEKGYSQNEILKVYTEFGKLPLVSTTVIFQDEVNARYFYRKENGRIYQYSCAPLRGVDPEYKYKHEEKY, from the coding sequence ATGATTAATAAGAAGTTTTTAATTATTGTTATTATTATTTTAGGAGTAGGTTTGTTGACTATCCACTCTTACAAGAATAATTTAAATGAAGAAATTGTAAAATATTTGGCTGAAAAGGGTTATAGTCAAAATGAAATTTTAAAAGTGTACACAGAATTCGGAAAACTACCACTTGTTAGTACCACAGTAATTTTCCAGGATGAAGTAAATGCTAGATACTTCTACCGTAAAGAGAACGGCCGAATTTATCAATATAGTTGTGCGCCTTTAAGGGGCGTTGATCCTGAATATAAGTACAAACACGAAGAAAAGTATTAA